The Phaeocystidibacter marisrubri genomic interval CGATTCTGGCAAGTTTGTGATAAGTACGGAGTAAACCAATTCTATACTGCGCCAACGGCTATTCGTGCATTGATGGCTAAAGGTGAAGATCATGTGTTATCGTATAGCTTGGATTCTCTTCGCGTTATCGGAACTGTTGGAGAGCCCATCAATGAGGAAGCATGGCAATGGTACTACATTCACGTGGGCAAAGAGAAGTGTCCCGTGGTTGATACATGGTGGCAAACCGAAACAGGTGGTATCATGATTTCTGGATTGGGTAAGCACAGTCCGATGAAACCTGCCCACGCAGGATATCCTCTCCCAGGTATTCAGCCCGTACTCTTAGACCAAGAAGGAAACGAGATTGAAGGCAACGAAGAAGAGGGCTACCTGTGTGTTAAACACCCTTGGCCGAGTATTCTTCGCACTACCTATGGAGATCACGAGCGCTGTAGAGTGACCTATTTTAGTCACTACAAGGGATATTACTTCACAGGTGATGGGGCTCGTCGTGACGAAAACGGCATGTACCGCATTATTGGCCGTGTAGATGATGTAATCAATGTTTCAGGTCACCGCTTTGGAACGGCAGAGATTGAAAATGCCATCAATGCAAACGATTTAGTGGCAGAAAGTGCAGTTGTGGGATATCCTCACGACATCAAAGGTCAGGGTATCTATGCCTATGTGATTACCAAGAACCCCGTTCAGAATGAGGATATCTTGAGAGCCGAGATTGTAGAAACCGTGGTAGAAGAGATTGGTAAGATTGCCAAACCGGATAAAATTCAATTCGTGAGTGGCCTACCTAAAACACGCTCTGGTAAAATTATGCGTCGTATCTTGAGGAAAGTGGCGGAAGGAGACACCAGCTCTTTGGGGGACACTTCCACTCTACTCGACCCTGATGTGGTTGACGAAATCAAGAATGGAGCGCTATAAGTACGAGTAATGGCCAATAGCATTCAACACCGGATCGCCGAGTTCATCAAACTCTATCCACCATTCGACAGAATGACGGAAACCGAGTTAGAGCGGGTTGCACTGGATGCAAATGTTGAATACTATGGACCTACTGAGCGGATCTTTGAAGAAGGAAGTGATACCACTTCCTTCTTCTATATTGTACGGAAGGGTTCCGTTCGTATTCATCACAATGACACTGAAGAAACCCTTGTAGACCTTTGTGATGAGGGAGATGTTTTTGGCGTGCGCCCTTTACTCGCCAATGAACCGTATTTAGCCAGTGCCAGTTCGGTAGAAGAAACCCTACTCTATGCCATTCCTGTAGAAACAGGATTGCAAATACTCAAGAACAATCCAGAAGTTGGAATCTACCTCGCTCGAGGTTACGCCTCTGGAATGCCTATGTCGAGAGAACAGCGACGCACAGGGGTTCAAAACTTAAAATCCACTTCCGATGTACCGGATGAAATTCCCGCATCGAGTAGCAAGCGAATTGTGAGTTGTTCTCCACAAACAAGCATCCACGAGGCTTCGCAAATCATGACGACAGAGAATGTCGCCTCAATTGTGGTACTAAACGAAGAGGGGCATCCCATTGGAATCATGACCGATTCGGATTTGCGGAGGAAAGTAGTGAGTCAGGCTTTGGACATTGCTGCGCCTGTGAAGCATATTATGACGCAACCTGTGGTAACCGTAGCTCCTTCCATCTCTCACAGTGAAGCGCTAATTCACATGATGAATTATGGAGTACATCACCTGTGCATAACCGAAGATGGCAAAGCGCTATCTAAGGCCATTGGCGTTATCGCCGAGCGTGATTTAATGCTCGATCAAGGTCTTCATCCAGCAGTAATTGTCAAGTTCATCCGACAGGCCAGCAGTTCTTCCGAACTCGTGAACTATCGACTAAAACTCGATGCCCTCCTCCAAAAATACGCGCAGCGCGACACCTCTGTGGAACATGTTGCACGTATTTCTGCCTCCATCACCGATGCGGTCGTAAATCGCTTGATCCAATGGTTTGCCCAACAACACGGAGAAGCACCCTGCCATTTCAGTTGGATCGCTCTTGGAAGTATGGGGAGGATGGAGCAAATACTAAAAACAGATCAAGACCACGCCCTCATTTTCAGTAGGGAACTATCAGATGAAGAAACCATCTACTTTGATAAGATGGCAAATGAAGTGACACGTGGATTAGAAAAGTGGGGACTATCCATTGATATTGCCGGAATTTCCGCGACCAATAGAAGTCATGCTTTGAGTTTGAAAGCATGGAAGATCAAGTTCACCGATTGGTTGAAAAACCCTGAGCCAGAGAACATCTTGAACTCATCCATTTTTTTTGATTTCCGACATGTTTCAGGTGACCCAACCTTGGTGGAAGATCTAGTACACTATCTCAAAGAAGTGGTTACGCCTACTTCATTGTTCTTCCCCTTAATGGCCGCCGATGCCCTTAACGTGGCTCCACCTTTGAGCTTCTTCCGACAATTTGTGGTGGAGAAGAACGGCGAGCACAAGGATGAATTTGATCTAAAGAGAAGAGTTCTTCTACCCTTCTGTGATATTGCCCGACTTCTTTGTTTGCACAGCTCCCACTACGAATCGAGCAGTACGATAGATCGATATACAGCACTTGCAATGGGAGATGATGCCAACTCCACCCTATTTGAAGAAGCAGCTCGCTCCTATGCCTGGCTCCTCAAGTTGAGATGGACAAAAGGAACGGAGAATGGAAATGACGGGCGTTTTGTCAAACCTTCGCACCTTTCCAAAAGGGAACGTCAAACCATGCGAGAGATCTTTAGCCTACTTTCCGATTTAGAGCAAGTGGTACGTGTACGCTTTCGCACTGATTTTATAAGTGGATGAGTTGGTTCAAATCCAAACCTGAGGTTCCAGAGGCATACCGTGAGTATGCAGAATCAATCCGTGGGCTTAAACGTTCAACAACTCCAATCAGAAATCAAAAATTTCTGGTGGTAGACACCGAAACCACGGGTTTAAATGTAAATACCGATTCCATTGTTAGCATAGGTATTGTACCCATTCGAGGTTATGTGATTCACTCGGAAGATACGCGGGAGTGGATCATTCAAAGCGATCAACCTTCCGGTGGTGGAGCTTCAATTCACGGCGTGATGCCTCACGATCAACGAAGTGGAATCCCTGCAAAAGAAGCTGCAGAGGAATTTCTTATGGCCGCAGATGGAGCGATTGTAGTGGGCCATCACATTGGATTTGATGCAGCCATGCTCGACGCGTTTCTTCGTCATCAACTGCGTGTTCCATTCCTCAACCCCACCTACGACACAGGCCATATGTTCCGCAGATTAAAGGGCACGCCCTATAGATTATTTGATATGGAGCCCGCTGTTGAAGCCTTAGATAAGATATGTGAAGATCTGGGAATTCCCATCGATGACAGGCATACCGCTCTGGGAGATGCCGCGGCTACTGCCATCTTATTCATGCGATTACTCAAGGATTTGGAGAAGCGTGGAGTGAATACCACCGCCAAACTTTTGGCCAGATAAATGGGATTGAAGGAGGTCATATTCTAATAAAACCGCCTCCTTGTTTCCAAAGAGGCGGTTTCTGCAATCAAGAACACTAATTGCGTTAAAACTTTGCTGTCAATCCGAGATTAACTGCAGATACACCATAGCCAATCTCAAGGAAGGCTCCGAGATTCTTCGTGAAGTGGTATCGACCTCCTGCGTGAAATCCATACATAATCCCACTTAAATCGAGGCTGGGACTCATACCATTAAAATCATCTTTGTCATAATCAACGGTAACCTTGTTATATCCCACCATCAAACCCGCGTAGGTATCCAATCCCTTCAGCAGTTTGAAATGGTAAGAACCTCTTGCGGCAAACATGCCATATGTGTATTGAATTTCAGGCGCGCCCGTAACCCCAAAGGAAGCCCCAAAATCAAAAGAAGAAGCCGTATATGCAGCAAAGAGTCCCACACCAATGTTATCAGAAATGCCGTATTCGTATGAAATACTCACAGGAGGAACCGTAACGTCCCCTTTAAGACCAAAAGTGACGAAGCCAATACCTAAGTTCAAATCAGACTGACCTTCTGCAAAACCTCGTCGCTTTTGAGCATTCACTA includes:
- a CDS encoding outer membrane beta-barrel protein is translated as MKKLRLFSFLVLVIMLLTSNLVNAQKRRGFAEGQSDLNLGIGFVTFGLKGDVTVPPVSISYEYGISDNIGVGLFAAYTASSFDFGASFGVTGAPEIQYTYGMFAARGSYHFKLLKGLDTYAGLMVGYNKVTVDYDKDDFNGMSPSLDLSGIMYGFHAGGRYHFTKNLGAFLEIGYGVSAVNLGLTAKF
- a CDS encoding DUF294 nucleotidyltransferase-like domain-containing protein — its product is MANSIQHRIAEFIKLYPPFDRMTETELERVALDANVEYYGPTERIFEEGSDTTSFFYIVRKGSVRIHHNDTEETLVDLCDEGDVFGVRPLLANEPYLASASSVEETLLYAIPVETGLQILKNNPEVGIYLARGYASGMPMSREQRRTGVQNLKSTSDVPDEIPASSSKRIVSCSPQTSIHEASQIMTTENVASIVVLNEEGHPIGIMTDSDLRRKVVSQALDIAAPVKHIMTQPVVTVAPSISHSEALIHMMNYGVHHLCITEDGKALSKAIGVIAERDLMLDQGLHPAVIVKFIRQASSSSELVNYRLKLDALLQKYAQRDTSVEHVARISASITDAVVNRLIQWFAQQHGEAPCHFSWIALGSMGRMEQILKTDQDHALIFSRELSDEETIYFDKMANEVTRGLEKWGLSIDIAGISATNRSHALSLKAWKIKFTDWLKNPEPENILNSSIFFDFRHVSGDPTLVEDLVHYLKEVVTPTSLFFPLMAADALNVAPPLSFFRQFVVEKNGEHKDEFDLKRRVLLPFCDIARLLCLHSSHYESSSTIDRYTALAMGDDANSTLFEEAARSYAWLLKLRWTKGTENGNDGRFVKPSHLSKRERQTMREIFSLLSDLEQVVRVRFRTDFISG
- a CDS encoding 3'-5' exonuclease; the encoded protein is MSWFKSKPEVPEAYREYAESIRGLKRSTTPIRNQKFLVVDTETTGLNVNTDSIVSIGIVPIRGYVIHSEDTREWIIQSDQPSGGGASIHGVMPHDQRSGIPAKEAAEEFLMAADGAIVVGHHIGFDAAMLDAFLRHQLRVPFLNPTYDTGHMFRRLKGTPYRLFDMEPAVEALDKICEDLGIPIDDRHTALGDAAATAILFMRLLKDLEKRGVNTTAKLLAR